Below is a window of Populus alba chromosome 2, ASM523922v2, whole genome shotgun sequence DNA.
aaaaatattaaaaataaaaaataatactaataatcaTAACAATAACAACCACAATAAcagcaataattttttattttaatcttcaaATCAAACCAATTAGTGATAACGGCTGTTCATATAATGGAGCGTGAGCTCAAACATCATTTGAGTTACGTAGATGCTTACGTTAGAAATTGTTCTTGGATGACTATGAAGTCTCTTTCACTTCCTCTATTTATGGCAGTTTCCTTTTATTTGCTACGCTGAGCCGAGAACTCGTACACACACAGAGTCCGTCATTCTTGAGAAGCAAATTAAATAAGAACAAGAGAAATGGCAACAGTGAAAACGATCAAGCTGGGGTCACAGGGTCTTGAAGTATCAGCACAGGGACTTGGATGCATGGGCATGTCTGCCGCCTACGGCCCTCCAAAGCCTGAATCGGACATGATCGCCCTCATCCACCATGCCGTCAACACCGGCGTCACTTTACTCGACACCTCCGATGTCTATGGACCCCACACCAACGAAATCCTTCTGGGCAAGGCCTTGAAGGCGGGAGGATTACGACAGAGAGTTGAATTGGCCACCAAATTTGGCATCAGCATTAAGGATGGCACTTTTGAGGTTCGAGGAGATCCTGCTTATGTGAGAGCTGCTTGCGAGGCCAGCTTGAAACGCCTTCAACTTGACTGCATTGATCTTTATTACCAACATCGCATTGATACCAGCGTTCCTATTGAAGCTACGGTATttctctttaattgtttttatttctaaatattgtTCTGATTAATCTTGATCGTTCGAAGGCCATGATGATATTTagagaatttttcttttacttgatGATACGTTTTCCAGAATCTGTAACAGGAATAtccaaaaatcctaaaaattcaGCATAAACCCACTAAGATTATAAATTAGACATGGTACTGATGATACCGTCATGTTCAATATATGCATTGACATCTTGCAGTGGTCTCTTTCGTAGTTGGATGCCGACATTGCTACTAGTGGGTACTGTCTCTGCATTCTAGCTGAAAAATGTCTTGCAGTTGTGCActcataattattttctttgctaGATGGGGGAACTCAAGAAACTAGTTGAGGAAGGTAAAATAAAGTATATAGGTCTGTCTGAGGCCTCTGCTTCAACAATCAGAAGAGCTCACGCTGTTCATCCGATCACAGCCGTGCAGTTGGAGTGGTCGCTGTGGTCAAGAGATGTGGAGGAAGAGATTGTTCCTACCTGCAGGTGAGGCATTGATGAGAAAAACTAATTTCCTTTGGAGATCAAAATAACCCAAACCTTAGGCTGTTTATGGGATGCCTTAGATATCCAGATTCTGATCTTATCATTCTAATGGTTCAGAGAACTTGGCATTGGGATTGTTGCTTACAGTCCTCTAGGACGGGGATTCTTTTCCTCTGGGCCTAAGTTGGTTGAGAACCTTACAGATGGAGACTTCAGAAAGGtaggttcttttctttttgaacaTAGAGTTTGTGATCTGTGTAATACATGTCCAGTAATTAAATAACCAATTGTACAAGCATAATCTTTTACAGTTTGGAAAGGAAGGAATGTCACAAATCACATTTCCTCCTTTGACAGTTATGTGCGTCAGAATAATATAAAACCGTTCTTGAAAACTCACCAAATAACTTAAACTCTCAAGCAACGagtttttgacaatatattggTTAGCTTAGATGCCTCAAAAAATTAGTCTCTTCCATCTTATGGAGTGGTTTGGTGGTCTAAACTCCATAGAAGAAACTTGTACAGAGTAAA
It encodes the following:
- the LOC118043958 gene encoding probable aldo-keto reductase 2; its protein translation is MATVKTIKLGSQGLEVSAQGLGCMGMSAAYGPPKPESDMIALIHHAVNTGVTLLDTSDVYGPHTNEILLGKALKAGGLRQRVELATKFGISIKDGTFEVRGDPAYVRAACEASLKRLQLDCIDLYYQHRIDTSVPIEATMGELKKLVEEGKIKYIGLSEASASTIRRAHAVHPITAVQLEWSLWSRDVEEEIVPTCRELGIGIVAYSPLGRGFFSSGPKLVENLTDGDFRKGLPRFQPENLEHNTQLFERVNEMAARKQCTSSQLALAWVHHQGDDVCPIPGTTKIENFNQNVGALSVKLTPEEMAELESIASSDAVRGDRHGDGLSTFKDSDTPPLSSWKAV